Proteins encoded by one window of Corynebacterium amycolatum:
- a CDS encoding membrane protein codes for MWKRATTIAMAFVGLTVGAGFASGQEMMQYFVAFGTNGLWGVVLASVVMIASGLAVLSIASYLQADEHSEVFDVITRNWVSKILDIAVMITLFCTGFVMFAGAGANLNQQFGLEVWIGAVIMVALTLGVGMLDADKVSRVIGMITPFIIVFLLGAGIYTLFTTDTSMSEAAQYTTELSTSLPHWSVSALNYVGFCVMVAVSMSIVIGGSYLNPREAGIGGLMGGTIYAGLLTLVTFALFFKVESVGHEDMPTLAIVNEIHPVLGTVMAIIIYAMIFNTAIGMFYALGRRLTRNTPQRFRLVFIVTVLIGFGLSFFGFKALVGSIYPALGYVGIALIVILCGAYLAGRNKLMEESKRRGRIRKLARRKMHPNKKFTTADQKKLDRALANSNISNVDLQESVRDDIVEELVSDDNVEFTEDDAERIVEKDNERLEKLSEIEEASDEDNPRETARDSFPGEVTATAPKKLAGQTKNALKRVAHPKPKKEK; via the coding sequence ATGTGGAAAAGAGCCACAACAATCGCGATGGCCTTTGTCGGCCTAACTGTCGGTGCCGGATTCGCATCCGGCCAGGAAATGATGCAGTACTTCGTGGCATTTGGCACTAACGGCTTGTGGGGCGTTGTACTCGCTTCCGTCGTGATGATTGCCAGTGGTTTGGCGGTACTGTCAATTGCCAGTTACTTGCAGGCTGATGAGCACTCCGAGGTCTTCGACGTAATCACCCGCAATTGGGTTTCGAAGATTCTGGACATCGCCGTGATGATCACGCTGTTCTGTACCGGCTTCGTCATGTTCGCCGGTGCCGGTGCGAACCTGAATCAGCAATTCGGACTTGAGGTGTGGATCGGCGCCGTCATCATGGTTGCCCTGACTTTGGGTGTCGGCATGCTGGATGCGGACAAGGTCAGCCGAGTGATCGGCATGATCACTCCATTCATTATCGTGTTCCTGCTGGGAGCCGGTATCTACACTTTGTTCACCACCGATACTTCGATGTCGGAGGCCGCGCAGTACACCACTGAACTGTCGACCTCGCTGCCGCACTGGTCTGTTTCTGCCCTGAACTATGTTGGTTTCTGCGTGATGGTGGCCGTATCGATGTCCATCGTCATTGGCGGTAGCTACCTGAACCCGCGTGAAGCTGGCATCGGTGGTCTCATGGGCGGCACCATTTACGCAGGTCTGCTGACGTTGGTGACCTTTGCCCTCTTCTTCAAGGTCGAGTCCGTTGGCCATGAGGATATGCCGACTCTGGCAATTGTCAATGAAATTCATCCGGTTCTGGGTACGGTGATGGCGATCATCATCTACGCCATGATTTTCAATACCGCCATCGGTATGTTCTACGCGTTGGGTCGCCGCTTGACACGCAATACTCCGCAGCGTTTCCGACTGGTATTCATCGTGACGGTGCTGATTGGTTTTGGATTGAGCTTCTTCGGTTTCAAGGCCCTGGTTGGCTCCATCTACCCGGCCCTTGGCTACGTCGGTATCGCTCTTATCGTGATTCTGTGTGGTGCGTACCTGGCTGGACGTAACAAGCTGATGGAGGAGTCGAAGCGTCGCGGCCGTATCCGTAAGCTCGCACGCCGGAAGATGCATCCGAACAAGAAGTTCACCACCGCCGATCAGAAGAAGCTCGACCGCGCTTTGGCCAACTCCAACATTTCCAACGTCGATCTTCAGGAGAGCGTCCGCGACGACATCGTCGAGGAACTGGTTAGCGACGATAATGTTGAATTCACCGAGGATGACGCCGAGCGCATCGTAGAAAAGGATAATGAGCGCCTGGAGAAACTTTCCGAAATCGAGGAAGCCTCCGATGAGGACAATCCTCGCGAGACCGCGAGGGACTCCTTCCCAGGCGAGGTCACGGCTACTGCGCCGAAGAAGCTTGCCGGACAGACTAAGAACGCATTGAAGCGTGTGGCTCACCCTAAGCCGAAGAAAGAAAAGTAA